The DNA sequence CTTCAAAGGTGGATAAATCCACAACCGCATTTCTTATTGCGTATTCTACGGGTAAATTTGACGTTACACTGAGAGCAACGTCAGGTGCATTACCTGCGCTTACGGCAAGCATAAGAGGGTTAACCGCCGCCGCTGTAAGCTGTCCTGAGGGAAGCACGTTGAGAACAATTTCAATTCCCGTTTCCTTGGTAAAGTCAGAGTCGGAAAGCTCTTTTAATATTTCAGCCCATTCCTTACCTCGTCCAATCCATACGCTGAGTGTTTCTTTGATTTCCATACCGTCCTGAGAGGAAGCAACATAGTTATAATCCTTAAAGAATGAGGTATAGAAGCTTATGAGCGTTGCCCACAGATTGTCAAAGAAATTGGAATGGTATTTTTTGATTTTAACGTCAGGTGAAAATACCTCTATGTAATCTATCTGCAAGGGCTGGTCCTGTAAGGATATTATCCAGTCTCCCATACTTGTTACTATGCTGTTTAAATCGTTCATTCTTCTGGGAATTCTTGAGGGAGACTCCGCCATTTCCTTAAGCTGTGTTATAGCTGAGTCAATATTGCTTCCCATTGTAGTCTGCTTTCCGCCTGCCTGTGCATTTGTCTTTTCCTTTGCTTCTTCAAGGGCAGCAACTACTCCATTCAAATCGTCAATGAGAGTGGGAATATTTACATCAAGGTCATATTCATAGTTGGGATCAGGCTCTGTGCCTGTAATCATTACAATTTTTCTTATTAAAACGGAAACGCTGTTAAGAGAATCTTCAAGAATAGTAAGTACATCTGTCAAAGGCTCCATATTAACAGTAAGGGTAATTTCATTTTTACCTTTATTTAAATATATAAGATATGGCTCATTATTTTGGTCCTGAAGAATTATATTCTCCCATTTTCTGCTGAATTTAAACGGATAACTTTGAAGCTCCTTAAAGGGAAGCTCTGAATTTACACGGATTTCACGGTATGAAGGAAGCTTTCCCGACCAGTTTTGCTTTGAACGGAAGTTTATACAGTAAGCGCCTTCCTCGGGTACCTCTATTTCAAATACTGCGCTTTGACCGCCCTTTCTGTAGGTATATCCGCCAAAGGTGTTAAGAACGGTGTAGCCGACAGACTGAGGCGATGCCTTAGGGTCAGTATCGGAGGCAAGTCCTGTTGAGGTATCGTTTCTTACAGTCAACGCTTTTTCGGCTTCGAAACGCTGTGAAAAACCGCTTAGCGTATTTTTATTGATTTTTTCAAGATATTGTTCATAGCTTAAAGCTTTTTCGGGTGCTGAAACAAAAAACTCATTGATAAGCAGCGGCTCGTCAATACATTCAAGAGTAATTGTATGCTCTCCGCTTTCAAGATAAAATTTAAGGGGTGAAGAGTATTTGCCCGCATTGTCATAAAAATAGGTTGTGTACCAGCCTGTTATTTCCTCTGCTCCGGGCTTGACCTCGTCCCCTATCGAATTTTTAGCAGGTGCAGAAATATCCTTATAATATCTGTAAAAAGGAACGGACTTAGCCTCGTTAAATAATTCCTCGCCGTCTATAAGCACACGTCTTGTAGGAATAAGTCCCTTTCCGTTATAGCAGTAATAGGTGCAGCCGAAAATATAAAGGGCAGCCTCCTCTACGCTTATTGTAAAGGACAAGGTATTGTCAAAATCCGAAAGAGCGCCCTCTTTTCCCTCTGCAGTAATAAGATTGTCTGACAGTTCAGATGCCTTTAAGCTTAAAAGAAAATCATTTGCATCGGAAAGCGCAAGCTCGTCATACTCCTTTAAAGCCTCATAATAGCTCTTAGTGTCCGATTCATATACAAAGGATACGTCTCCCTCGCCCTCTTCCTGTGCATAGGCGCACAACGGCACAAAAGCACTCAGACAAATCAAAGCCGAAAGAAAAGCAGTCCCAAGCCTTAACAATAAAGATTTCTTTTTCATAAAACGCACCTCAACCCTGTTTTAAAAGTAAGTTACTCGAGTAACTAAATTATATAAAAAAATGCGATAAATCTAAAAAACAGCCCATTTTTTCATAAACCGTACCCAAAATCGCATACAAAATCTACGTTTTTTCCTTGATTTTACAGGTAAAAAACTTATTTTTTTATAATAAACGATATTATCATATTATAATGGATTTGTCAAGAGAGAATTGTTGGCACATTTTGTGCAGTATGCATAACGTTTTTCGAGTAATTTGTGCTTGACTTTGATAAAAACGGGTGATATAATCGAAAATGATAGCATTGTATATTGAACAAGTGTACCTTTGCATTAAAATAAAACCAAAAAGGTGATTAATTTTGAGGGCAACAAGAGTAGATGTTGCAAGGGCTGCGGGGGTTTCCACCACAACCGTTACAAACGTTCTTAACGATAGAAAAAATGTAAGCGACAGCGTAAAACAAAAGGTTCTTAAAATAATGAAGGAGCTTGATTACAGACCTAATTTAATCGCAAGGTCGCTTGTAACCAACAAATCAAAGCACGTTGTAGTCCTTCTTGATGATATATC is a window from the Oscillospiraceae bacterium genome containing:
- a CDS encoding extracellular solute-binding protein gives rise to the protein MKKKSLLLRLGTAFLSALICLSAFVPLCAYAQEEGEGDVSFVYESDTKSYYEALKEYDELALSDANDFLLSLKASELSDNLITAEGKEGALSDFDNTLSFTISVEEAALYIFGCTYYCYNGKGLIPTRRVLIDGEELFNEAKSVPFYRYYKDISAPAKNSIGDEVKPGAEEITGWYTTYFYDNAGKYSSPLKFYLESGEHTITLECIDEPLLINEFFVSAPEKALSYEQYLEKINKNTLSGFSQRFEAEKALTVRNDTSTGLASDTDPKASPQSVGYTVLNTFGGYTYRKGGQSAVFEIEVPEEGAYCINFRSKQNWSGKLPSYREIRVNSELPFKELQSYPFKFSRKWENIILQDQNNEPYLIYLNKGKNEITLTVNMEPLTDVLTILEDSLNSVSVLIRKIVMITGTEPDPNYEYDLDVNIPTLIDDLNGVVAALEEAKEKTNAQAGGKQTTMGSNIDSAITQLKEMAESPSRIPRRMNDLNSIVTSMGDWIISLQDQPLQIDYIEVFSPDVKIKKYHSNFFDNLWATLISFYTSFFKDYNYVASSQDGMEIKETLSVWIGRGKEWAEILKELSDSDFTKETGIEIVLNVLPSGQLTAAAVNPLMLAVSAGNAPDVALSVTSNLPVEYAIRNAVVDLSTFEGYEEIEKRFVPQMTVPFKYKGGVYGIPETMYFRALFYRKDILSDLNIDIPKTWDDVINKTLPKLYENGLQMYVPGWFDMFLYSCNGSFYNEDGSRSALDTPEAYRAFDMMCKMYTVYGVPTSANFINRFRTGEMPIGIEGSPVYMQLMAAAPELQGRWGMAMIPAMTDSQGNETIKTAGYVGEAAIILKDSKKQDSAFKFLDWWTKTETQTRFGREVEGRIGSYARWLTSNTEAFSQLPWNREHLDIITKSWDTVIETPNVPGGYYTSRHLSNAWNRTVISGMPARDSIEQCVLDINKELERRQGTLK